The sequence below is a genomic window from Humulus lupulus chromosome 3, drHumLupu1.1, whole genome shotgun sequence.
ctattataaatatatgtataaaggagctgatagaatatgtttttatgagttttagctaaatattataaagaaagtgtattataaaatatatcacaaaacatacatttttataatttacctcaaaccttttacattataccatacatctgtttctttacattatttatatatattatattcttaaaaatattttattcattttaaaaaataaaataattaaacataatagtatcacactctcatatatatatatatatatatatatacaaaagtttataaaaaaataataaaatatttatacctTGATGAATAATATTTCACTACTTataaagaaatactattcatttaggtaaaaaaatataactttacatcatcTAATGGAAGGCTACTTaactattttttctctatattataaagaataacacATTTTAGCTCATCCAATGTAAGTGCTCTAAGTTTGGTTGGAGGGAGAATAGGGTAGACGGAGAGTAAAGTACGGAGAGAGATGAAAGGAAATTATAaggagtaatgatatgtgcacctaaaatatgtatataaatattacACACAATAATGTGTCactgtttttttaaataatagtgagtcctaattttaataaatatgattaggtAAGTTAAACTGTCACATGATGTATAAtgtttttgtgtatattttagaGTAACTTATTATTACTCAATTATAAATGATCTTGTTTGATAAGAACGAGAGGATAGATGAGAAGATAGTAATCTTCCATTGGAAGGATTCATTCTTTCCCTcccaatttatttaaaattacaattatatccTCTTaagatattattaaaaaataattataatgctAAAACAAATAATTTCGTAAATATATACTTATCTATCATTTTACTACTTCATCTCTCGTACCAAAACACCAACACCGTAAAAAGATTATCACACTCTTCCCCATTCTCTTTATTCTCGTGATTCATCTACTCTCCATTCAACCAAACATAGCTTTAGTTTTCCGTGTTTTATATGGTTGCACAGAAATCCATCACGTGAAATACACGTGGGTCCCATGTTATTGTTGTACGACAATTGTCCTATTGAGTCTTTGAAATTAAAATTGTTGTCGTACCCAAAATCATTGCACTTTTTAAGTTTGTTCTTTCACTGCtgttaaaaaaaacaaatcatcTTTTACATTTCGTTTTGGTTTTAATTGAGTCtgggaattttttttctttctttttgttaaACGAATTATGTTACTTCAAAATGATGATCGAATTCAACACTCTCCATATTATTATGCCATGTTTGTTAGTGTAGTGTACCCTCTTATTAGAATAATAATTCTACTGTATTTTCACTACAACATATGTCAGTCAATAAATAAGTTGACTCAAAATGATTACAGGGTTGCACGTCAAGGGGAATCAAAGTGTGCGCGGCGTTGGCAGCCGCAGGACTGATTGCTGCGCATTCATCTAAAAAGCTTCCTCAAGACCACAAGGAAAAATACGCTGTCGTAACTCTCACTGATTGTCGTTCAATTCTTGAACCACCTCTTTCTAACAACAATCTTGGTAAGCAACAACAACTcacaactttatttattttcattgatttTTTGTGCTGATTGGATTTATAATACAGGGTTTTATCACTCTGCCATCCTTAACACTCATGACGTAACCGGAAGAGATACACTATGGGAGTTGGCAACGAAAAGCTACAAGTCATATGCCAACGCCAAGAACTCAAACAAACATTTCACAGACATGTCGGACTTGAACTTCCTCATGTGCAAGGCCATAGAAAACCCGAGTTTGACTCCGTCCTCTGCCATGAGGACTGCTTTCATGTCGGTTTTTGAGGATCCAATTATTGACCAAACTGATGAATTGCAGCAAGAGATTTGCTTGGAGGACTACATTGGCTGTGCTTCAGCTCATGGAGTTGGTCCGTCCATTGCTGTTTTCGACACCATACGTGGGGGGAGTTTGGATTGCACTATGGTTTATCCGTCGCCCTTGCATTCGAGGGAGCAAATACAGGATTTGATTGATCGTATGAAGAACATTCTTGTTGATGCTTGTGTTAGTGTCGATGTCTAGAGTGATAGAAGTTGACGatgatgatttgtttgacatgtttgGGGTAAAAGTAAAACACTTTGGATCATTTCTAAATCAAATGATGGTTTAAAAGCTGCACTCATGTGTGGTTCAACTTGGCtgcaaataaaaaagaaaatttcCTATGCACTGATGAATTGGATGAAACTCGTGAATCCATCATCAATCTCAACCATGAGCCATGTCACACCCTTTaccttttttttaattaagaaaaaactCTTATTCTTATGACCACTTTTGTTATATCCTCGATTAAAAAAGTGGGCGGTGAAGTAAAAGTTGCTCAAAAGACCAGGCAACTAAAGATCCTTATCACGctatttccttttccttcttttggGTTTCCACCATTGGTCCTAACATAGGAAgtcataaataaattaaaaaaggatAGAAGTGTTAAAGAGTCCAAATCAATGAAAATTGTTCCTTTCATTTGCAGAGTTTCTAAGTTCAAATCTCTCAGTTGGAGGAATAACATCGAAATTGATCAAAACAAGCTCTCCATGAGTCAGGAAAGAGCTGTTTGCACTTGCATAGAACTTTTCTTTTgtacattttttttaagaaaaaaaaaatttcatggAATCGAAAAAGTCTTTAGCCAAAAAGGCTCTATATACACAATCCCACAACATAAGcctctcttttttcttttcttttttgataAAAGAAAAACTTACAAAGATGATCACTCACACACTGCTAAAGAAGCTCCTCGACGAGTTTGCCGAAATCAAACTTACCGTTACTACATTCGACAGCACTGACGACCTCTCGAAAAGCAGAGACACTGCATGGAACGACGAGGCCATTCCTCTGCTGAAACCCAAACTCGTCGTAGGCCTTCTCCAGGAGCATCTTGAAGAGCGGGTGAGATAGAAAGGTCGTGGGAACCACAAACCTCTGCCTCTCTTCTCCAACGTAAACGGCCAAAAACCCAGTTGGGATTTGAGAcccttcttcctcttcaaatTCTCTAAGCAAACTCTCATGGTACTCtgatcctctctctctctcaactccCCCCATAACCCTCACTTTCTTTGCCagtttttttaaattaactaTCTTCTTCCCCAACATTCTTTCTGTACTTTTTTATGTATGTTTTGTGCATATATAGATTTATTTTGAGCTTGGAGACTGAACACAAatgaagaggagagagagagagagatcgagATCTAAGGAGAAAGTAGTTCTTTCATGAGTTTTGGCTTAATGGGAAAATAGAGAGTGCTGGAGGATTTAAATTTGGAATGTTTGAGTGGGGAGAATGTCTCAACAATGGTCCTcctttgacttttttttttacttttattttattattattttaaataaaaaataaaaaataaaattagacTGGGAATCCATGTCTATGATTATTATCCTGCTAATTGGTATGTgattaaaaaaattgtattttctaagagagtaaatttgaaataaaattttgaatttcgtATGTGGAAATTTAATTCTAAAATGTGACTGGTTGTAATTGTaccattatttatattttatgagCTCTAACATGTGAATTTGTGATTGATGTGTAatcttaaaatataaaaataataaaataattgaagAGCTTATGgtctctttcaaaaaaaaaagaaaaaaagaagagctTATGGTAATATTGATTTGAATACACAATAAGCATgaaatttcttttttatttttagtttaaaatttacatacatatttgaatttaatagtTGAAAATACTCAATCAATCAATTATTTTACATGGACTTCtactgttttatgttttaaaaataataaaattgttttatattCTCAAACCAATCCTATCCAATATGCTTATCATAATATTATTAGAACAGATAATCTGGAATTGGAGTAATAACAAAACAATATAATGACGAGGGTTTTGATCATCCTCCACATTTACTAGCTAATAATAATTTTTCTATAGTGAGGCTTATTGGTGTGTCATTAGATAGAATAGAAAGTAACAAGTTATTCTCCAATTAAAGGATTGAAATGGTATGGATGAATAATCATGATAACAgtaaatgttttaattaaatttgaatatttatgAAGAATGATGGAACCCCACTAactatatatgtgtgtatattaaACGCTTAACTCCTATAGAATCATTTTTCTGATTGAATCAAGTACCAACCACCAATTAGGGTTAGCTAAAAATAACACCAACCCCTCAAACTATTGTATTAATGCTTTCTTTAATTTACTTTTTGAGAATGTGGAATCTCAGCCCAGTCACTTAAAAATTGTAAAAGAAAATAAACAGTTATGGCTTTTTGTTGTTATCTTTTATACATTAGAATCAATAGCCATcagttaaataataataataatcataataataaaagTATTGTTTAAAGTGATCATAACAGAGTGGAAAGTTCTTACGGTCACAACAAGACAATGACTAatccaataataataattaagttATTTTTCACATTGTTAGTTGCTTCTTTAGACATGCTCTATATACCTATATACCAACCACAAACCCTCTCATTGAATTTTAATATAAGAACACTGAGGTAGATATGAAACTTTGAAAGTTtacaattcattttttttttattcttcaagTTCATTAACCCCTTATATGTCCTATTATAGTATAGTAAGGAATAGCAAAATTGGCTTCATTACTTTCCACAAACGCCCAAAGATATGTTTAATTAAAcatactaaaattaaaaaataacacatAAGACCCAATATCAAGAGCAACCACATTATTGGGGCGAAATTAGAAAGTAATATTAGTTGGGGCGGATGTAGTAATAATTATTGTTCAAATTTAAAAGTAAtatgtttaaaaaataaaataaaagacgaACTAAAGCACAAAAATCatgtaaatataattattagtatatttattttattttaaaaatatttgataATTTTATGATAGAAATTTTgacacaatttaaaaaaaaaaaatttgtatgcCACACAATAATGAAAACATTTTATATCAAATAATAATGTGAATATAAGTAATCAAAACCATATATGTTGTTAATTTAttctaataaatatttattataaaaattaaaaatagagaaaacatatatatctcttctatataaaaagtatgtagataacgaaatttttttgtgttaatagtttttattttttttctgttaactttaaccgaatatttttatatttaacataatattcttatatttaacggtagattgtaaacatgacttaaacttaaataaaataaataaataaatagaccaattaaaatataatatttttgaaatattttacaatgataattattaaaaaataataaaaccatatattttataacttaaataaaatttaattaaacttaaacttcacctATTagtataatatcatattaaatatataatataatatagtaTCAACTAgcgacaaacttaaatttaaaatccacgtataatattaatattatattaaacaaataatatataatgtattgttgtcattgccaaattcaaaaactataacaaatataaacttgaacaaaaattaattaattaattaattataatatgatatttttaagatattttatgataattcaaataattaaatcatatttatttaaaaataataaaggtatacatattattttttttatcttataaatttatgtaatagtttgttttttatcaagtgattggactATTTTTCTTCTTCACCAACTTCACCAAATGatattgcgagatacattagaaactgaaaatagttaatgcatgtatactacggtctacactatgactttttctattcttattttatttctattattaatttctttttaaatattattgtaatttatatatacatatgtcaAGTAGCCATGTAAATACATatttatgtcaatgttgtgtttagatgttatatatgtagaaattattgatatatgttatattgctttttaatataattttctaGATTAAATatatgtgacaaagagtgtcacatgttATAACATACAAAAAGAGAGTTACAACATTTTGTATTGTGTGTAatacaaatgtgtaacatatttgagagttacaatttcagtaacaaaattgtaactctcaaataatgccaattattgtgtagatttgttattacacaattttgatttgaatttctcaaaaccATAAGAGATATTActattagagatgtgattttaactctcataatgtgtatggaagttataaaatcaagtgggaatgaatttggaacgttttggaaaaatttagaaaattggtagctgaaaaaacgtcttgggccGCGGCCAGTGTTTTTCAAGCCGCGGTCCAAGAGGCATAAAAGCGTCGTTGGCCGCGGCCAGAGAGGCAGACAACTTTTCCAAACTTCGagtttatccaattttgaacgtttcaaacaaacaaataactctcaaatctttaatttaattccataaaacatacaattaaacactggtaacaaccatgaggttgatggaatttgaaattcaaatggtatctttaaactctataaataagagtctaatgctcacttgtaagacacaacttttttatctattagagcacttggctagaaaacacatagatgcttgattattccaggaatcaatttccaaaatctgtgagagatcccttagtgcttgagttaggggaaataagcttttggacgaAAGTTTCAAACCTTGTTAAAGTTGGTAATCCCCAACACTCTTTACTTTGGTAGTGTGGGTGAGAGttgtttcttcttcttttcttttattctattgatttttttcttcatattccTCTCGTctcatttacttgtattttttgtttaagAATTTTAATCTCTCATTTATTTTGTTACAAacattttactttatttgtatcattttatttagagttgtattttactattctcttcttctaaattcttttcttatttatttgtattttcagtcatagagttgtaacattatttaatcaatattgtttatttgtattatttttgtcTAGAGTTATAACTATTCTTACCATTTCTATTGATACAACATATTTTTTCATaacaatatatattataaaactataattcattctattatatatatatatatatatattttaaatactgaatcaatttttattaaaattatacacaatgtttataactttaaaactaagcaaacgtggaTTGCACGttttttacctagtatatattaTAAAGATGAAAAAAGACCAGAAGACTAAAACACTTGAagttaaaaaaatttacaaaattattattattaactcataaaatataaagaaagattcttaattttttataagtgaccattttttttttcattttcctgacaattttttttattactaaGTATTATGAACGAagaaaaatgtggtttttagaCTTCTTTTCAATTATTTGCCAGAAACTAGTagagaattttaaaaaatatatatttaatttttatatggTGTAAATTGTTATTTAAGATGGAACGCATAGTGTTCATACTTATTCATTTTGACAAACAAAAAAAAACCACAACCTACCACCTATTACaaacaaaaataactaaaatttCATTGATGACAAGTAGACAAAAATGCCTCATTAATCATATCACTTTAGAGGCATCTGTAGTACACATTAAAGaaataatttcttaaaaaaaagtaAGACATCAAAATGAGAGTAAATGTTTAATTTCTACACtttataagaaaaaaatacaGACCATGAAAAATCTTGCAACAAATGTTACCACACCCTCTCCAAGTCTCTAATCGCCCCATTAAAAACAACAATTTTTGTATCAATATGAAAAGTTGTACTTGCATTTAATATGAGACCACCAAAAACTCTAGGTGTTTGGTACGAGGTAAAGTAAAAGTGAGAATGTGAATCTAAACTCATTCTTATgtttaattcaaattttaagggggtaaagttaataatttgtgtgggCTCCACATTAACTCTTTTGTATACAAGAATGTAATATTatctccatcctaagtccctctacactttccaaggtttgagtagttgagttgcctTGGAAAATGTAGATGGACTTAGTATGGAGGTAATATTAAATTCTTGTGTACAAAAGAATTCACTTTATCTTTAAAATATATGTTGAGttcacacaaattattaactttaccctCTTAAAATTTGAACAAAACATAAGAAGGATTTTAGATTCacatttctacttttaatttaccccataccaaacacccctaAATGATGGAAGTCTCCAATGCAAGAAGTAGCTTTTGTGCTAAACATAGCACAAAAAATGAGTTAATGCTATATTTGACATAATATTTGCAATTGTGCTGCACAAGAtgaaaattaatacaaaaaagtcaataattcatgtaatatttattgaaaacatataatttttttttattatcaaaattATGTACTACAAGAAATTTGCcactaaacaaataaataaaaaatgatatatgATTGATCATTAATTGTCAACTACTCGATAATGATTAGTAgcaatatgataaataaaaaaaataacatttattgATATACTAAATTTGACCCATActatattttgtgccaaatttagcacaacttttagcatgtgccaaatttAGCACATGTTTTGGAACATTATTGAAGGTATATTTTTTGTAAGATTTTCTTGTCACTCCATTGGAGATTCTGTAACGAACATCTTTTTTTGTCTTCATAATAAGAGGAGGAAAActtatcaaaaaaaaatttcaaaaaaaaaaaactacataaaaGAAGACTAGCATAGTCCACATATGAGAAAGAGATTAGTTTATTGTCAAAAACCGACATAATATTTTCAATTTTACAGTATGTAAAGATTTTCTTAAACATAGGTCTCCAAAAGTAAAACCATGAAAATAACAAAAATTTCAACCAAATGACACTAATATACCAAATATGTTTAGCCATCTTACAAGACCAAACCTTATTTTAAGGCCGAGGACAAGACAAGACATTTGGCTTTTCGCCATATTACATCCTCGTGAAAACCACACCAAATCCAAATCTCACCTTGAATGagattttaagtttttaaaggcTAAGCCACCAAACAAAATCAATTCCATAACCCTATTCCAAATTTACTTCATAATATTAACATCTATTAGCACAGGGATTTATTTTAACAAATCCAAATTTAActtattatcctaaataaaataaGAACTGAACAAAGCTACAACTCATTACAAAAATTGTACTCATACCACATGGTTACCATATCGATACTAGAATACAAGTGATATaaggttattttattttattttttaaaagtatGTTCATACAATATATTAGATGAATCTCACAATAATATATTCATATTTGAACCTTATAATCATATTAGTGTTGAATCCAATAATACATGAAGGCATTTTTAATTTTCATCCAATATTTATTGTTTTCCTTTATCATAAGATGATGACTATTTTTGCTCACTAATCTTGAACGATTTGATCATAAGTGACTCTTTGACGTTTTTTGACTCACTATTCCCGAATCACAAATGACgcttttgactttttttttttgaccGATTTTTGGATTTTGATCGGATACATACTAGTTAGAGTTTATTTGGCTTATGATACCATattagaatgtggaatatgagtTTAGAAGTAGAATGAGTGCATGATAAAAAGCATAGGGCTACATCTCAAAACTAATTGATAATGAGTGGAGTAACATATggttttatatattattaaatgtACCCACATACTTTCCATGTGAGATATTTTCTATAACAGAAATTAGATAATAAAATGCTTAAAATCCAACACGTCATGTACCAAAAAGAAAGGTACATATATAATCTCGAGTTTAATAAATCGAGTATTAAACATCTATGAAGGTAGATTATACATGAATAAGCACCCATATTTAATATTCAAGTCATACACCTTACCTAAAAAAAACTTTAATAGATAAATTGCCATTTTGAATTGATAGAGCGTGTGTGGGTTATGTTTGGTGGGACGGTTGATGTGATGGTGGATTAACAATTATTTGAAGTACAAATAGGACACAAAGGATATAAATATTTCTTAGATTTTTGGATGTattttaaagagaataagaggaGAAGAGAGAGCATAACGTGAGGGAGAGTAAAGAAATTGTCACCTAAAACTAAAAATATTCATTGGAGTCTAGAAAGAGAGCCGGCAGTGTATCCCCAAATGAAAAAGAATAAGGCAGGCATGGTTTGGTGGTTTGGTTTTGGTTGGTTGACACTTGACATGGAAATTGGATGTGATGTGGCTCCACTCACTACAAGACAAATCAACAAATGTGATTACATTTACATTAGGATGGGAGGCAACTGGCGTCAAGCTTGGGCCGGTCTCTATTATAGGATAAACCCACTTGATTGACGCCTTGACTAGAGCACAGCCTCATACGTCAATGGCCCATTCTTGTCCTTTTCTCTTATAGGCCCACTACCCAATTCTACACACCAAGTAACAAAGCGTACAACTCAACACTTGTTTATTGTTTTTCCcaacaaaaaaaacatataataaatattattttaataatgtagATATTGTAAGTTAATTTAAAATTGTACTTTTTAGTATGAATATATTTTAAATCTAATAAGAATTTAAATGAATGATATTAAAATTTTTATCAAAAACAAAATATTAAGTTGGTTCCAAAGACATATAACAAAGtactaaaatattattaaaaattattacaaaataatattagataatagtggGATTTAGAAATCAGGCTTGCTCTTACTACATGTGTTAATAAATTGGTAGGTAATTTTGTGTTCGAGTTTACCAGTTACAATATTATTCACTTGATATACAATTGTTGGACTCAAAATATTCGGCCCAAAGTTCTTTCCTCATTTGCCGAATATTCAAAACGGATCGTTTTGGTCTGCAGAAGCTCCGAAGGCAGAAGCCACGGGTCAGAGGCAGTCTGCGCCTCTGACTTCCGAATGCATAATTTAAAATCAGCGtgttttggagggaaattcggtTATCTTTCCTCCACCAATCAAGGGTTTGCCTGAACCAACTAACCACTTTACATTTTTgttctataaatatgagattcttATTCAAACAAAAGGATCGAACTTTTTACTGACTTAGgtatcggagtgtctttcttgcaggtattCTGACGAGTTAAAAACGATCTTCATCACCGAAACAGTGTCAGAGCATCATCTACCACTGTTGGATTGTACCTCCAAATATAGAAAGACAAAATTGTTGCTTCAACAACAACATTATATATGCAATGCTATCCACAAATTATTCTAAAATGTTGTATATATTACTTGTTGTGTACACAGAGACTTATCCGGAGACTAGAGAGAAAGGCTACATTCTATTCTTGAAGTAAGTATATTCAAAtcttgggattttttttttaaaatctcctTAAACCTATTACTTTCCcagttttaaaattatttattatgatattattaagtcTCTTGTTTCTTTAACTTAGTctgttctttattattttgtgtctaaaaaatagaacaaagttactttcaaaaaaaaaagaaaagaaaaaagaacaaaGTTTTCTACCAGTTGACTATACGCATGGTTAACTTGACATTGTTAGATTGTATTCCTTCAATTATACTTGTAGCACTTGTTGAAAATATTATTCGGCACAGATTgtctttttataaaataaaactaaataacaaAATAACCCATAATGCTACAAAGGGTGACTAGAAAGTTAAAgcataacaaaaacaaaaatgaaGACTAAAAAATTGTCACAATTCTATGCCATATTCATACTTCACCAACTTATTTATTGACTTGAATATTTATAATATCTTTGAATTCACAAAATAGTTCAATTAGGCAAATAATAAGTAACAAATGTGATataagtaaaaataaataaacaaaacaaagtaATATGTAGATGTGATATATCTATCCAATCCAAGGTGGCTAATGTAACTTTATTTGATACTAGTAAACAAAAGCGGCAAACACGTTTACTTCGTTCCTTATGGCCCCAAAAACTAATCATTAAAAAAAGATACGAAAATTTGTGGTATTATTAGTAGTGTTGACAATTGCCATAttatgttcttcttcttcactcTTTCATTATCGTTCCTCCTTTTGTCAAAAGTCATACCCTTTACAAATTTTGATAGATTTGTGGGCAGACCAAGTGGGTTTGTAACTTATTAGTTGACAAAGTTTGGCACCTCCAATATATTGTTTTTCATCATCTTCCTTCTTCACGTGAGAAGTGGGAGAGAAAAAACTTAATCAGAAAACAAAAGTATGAAGTCTTGTCTATCAAAAGAAGATTCTATTTTAGTCTAACCTAAGATCAACTAAAACAAAAAGAGAGTGCAATTGTTAACTCTGTATAGGCATTTGCATTTCGTATAAATTTTAAATGTTGAAAATTTGAGTTTTCCAATCGTGCAAGTTAGCTTATTTCCTCATTTGGATCATGCGGACAAGCAAAATATATAATCTaaaattaaaatggtaaaaatataattatttaattcaaattgaAATTGAAATTATATAAGTGGGTGTTTGGTCTAGTGGTATAACTCTGTCTTTGTGTTTGTTATAGGGACTGGGATAAATAATCTCAATCCCATGTTTGGTGCTAAAATTTTCATGGACTATTAATCATGTGAACCCAAATAGTCCCATCTTTTGTTGGACAAATAATTTCACCCAAATAGGTTTCGTATTGTTTGACGATACCTACTCAGTTCTCAATATGTTCACCGATTATTCACTCTGTCACGTCATTCTTCTCTCCCCACCGTCAATCAGCTCAAATTTTAATCGGTGATCATCTTCGGCCATCTTCTCCATTCTTCTCTCCTCGTTGTTACCGGTCATCAAACATTTTCATGCCATCATAGATTTTTACGCTATTGCTCACCACACAATCTAAATTCATGTTTAAGATTTGTATTATTGTTGCCAAATTTTTCGGACAATAAATATTTCCAAAATAGGAAAGTTTCACAATGAATTTTTAATGAACTCTATTGTACTTCATTATGCACACTCAGTTGACTAAATCAACCTAGGTGTGTGTTCTTGAATGATCATAATTGAAATCAAACCAAAATGTGTTACTTGCAAGAAAATCctctgatgcttaagtcagtaAATGACTCTCTTTCTATTTCGACAAAGTAATA
It includes:
- the LOC133823902 gene encoding protein SMALL AUXIN UP-REGULATED RNA 12; amino-acid sequence: MLGKKIVNLKKLAKKVRVMGGVERERGSEYHESLLREFEEEEGSQIPTGFLAVYVGEERQRFVVPTTFLSHPLFKMLLEKAYDEFGFQQRNGLVVPCSVSAFREVVSAVECSNGKFDFGKLVEELL